One Hordeum vulgare subsp. vulgare chromosome 4H, MorexV3_pseudomolecules_assembly, whole genome shotgun sequence DNA window includes the following coding sequences:
- the LOC123447071 gene encoding uncharacterized protein LOC123447071: MAGCCVFLRRPSTSSAHRLGYHSLDGDHEAGPPPAATVTVVVGKERRVFAVDQLVLDTYPFRVLLEAAAGKEERRGKALFVDVDAILFEHILWLAGCHDRSAAFLLQPDLKDIIDFYSQDA, translated from the coding sequence ATGGCCGGATGCTGCGTGTTCCTCCGGCGGCCGTCGACCTCCTCCGCCCACCGCCTCGGCTACCACTCCCTCGACGGCGACCACGAGGCCGGCCCGCCCCCGGCGGcgacggtgacggtggtggtcGGGAAGGAGCGGCGGGTGTTCGCCGTGGACCAGCTGGTGCTCGACACCTACCCGTTCCGGGTGCtcctggaggcggcggcggggaaggAGGAGCGGAGGGGCAAGGCCCTCTTCGTCGACGTCGACGCCATCCTCTTCGAGCACATACTCTGGCTCGCCGGCTGCCACGACCGCTCCGCCGCCTTCCTCCTCCAGCCCGACCTCAAGGACATCATCGACTTCTACTCCCAGGACGCCTGA